A single region of the Fimbriimonadaceae bacterium genome encodes:
- a CDS encoding RHS repeat protein — MPDPRTGELKIDPEIELKAKKFNLAVSLYYSSANSDASEYGSGRSASIRTYITNTGGVATLRRGDFSEQYFQQVGTSGTVTTYVSSDNTRNVTTLSYDSAPDAYTEYFSDGMKMVYKRHVIGGSRYELDCVVDPDGVTQTYTYGSTPEAGLIKTIVVPGGKTATLSYTPGPSTVSLVSSIEDWGSRRWTFQYDAAGYLTTFQTPLGCITKYGYSSAGAGPGVSMIHTIEDPRGYVTTYMYDTSKRTVTMAAGSAVWSYTYNNFQTVETWPSGAAVTYNFAQNLGTNTTTVRPEGYTVTYTYNTNKLMTKAQIPSGTVTSISYNSLWLVELSDDPLGNRTTFQYDAFGNLTTLTDALGNVTTFGYDGSGTTHRRIRMTDPLGRVMSYAYDADGQPLAVADGRGLTTTMAYDAYGNVASILYSDGGVVTYTYDSLNRRQTMVDQLGRTTTYAYDAADHVIAVTNPMGETTTTIYDTCLVQAVVDPLNHRTSFTYGRFDKMTTQKDALGYVTTYGFDNMGYRQTVTDPLGRVSTTVYNAAKQVTASIDPLGYQTTFTYDSSGRQETVKNARGYVTTSVYNARDMIATVDALGNRWTSVYDNVGRQIESQTPLGFRSTTVSDAVGQVQATIDPLGNRTTSTYDNAGNRETVKDALGNVTTSVYFSTSNRLNATIDALGNRTTFAYDLAGEQTEVQDARGNRTTWTYDNAGRRTTSKDAVGSVTTYGYDAAGRQISMTDARGNIWRTGYDAVNRAVTTTTPLGFVSTSVYDAAGQQTESVNPLGNIWTTVYDNGGRTQAMVNPLGYRTTFAYDAVGNQTEILDARGNRVTTAYDALNRAQAVQDQLGSRTTYTFDSDGRNTVIKDPRDGLITMTYTSRSELESIRDQLNNATTYTYDAVGRRASRKFPNGDLTTYSYDAVGSPTTTLYADATRVTFAYDAAGNQTTMQDSTGTTTYAYDSVNRLFGKTDPGSLVQTYEYDAAGNRTKLTDPDGGVRTYVYDNDGRNALFQDPDAKRTTFSYDAAGRETTATYDSGLVRRTTYDANDQIVSIIDQTGGGGVLARFTFSYDEVGNRKAIFDSNGASTTFSYDAKNRLTQDATVGTNAHTYDYSYDSTDNRLTSSETGVVSTFSYDAASRLTTSTNGTLVTTYTFNANGNQTVVSAQGSSPVTMAYDKENRMTEYDDNGAITTYTYSGDGLKRSEKDGSGTTTLVWDGSDYLQGRS, encoded by the coding sequence ATGCCAGATCCCCGGACAGGCGAGCTCAAGATAGATCCGGAGATCGAGCTGAAGGCCAAAAAGTTTAACCTTGCCGTCAGCCTGTACTACAGTTCGGCCAACTCCGACGCCAGCGAGTACGGCTCAGGCCGCTCAGCCTCCATTCGCACTTACATCACCAACACTGGCGGCGTGGCAACTCTGCGACGGGGAGACTTTAGTGAACAGTACTTCCAGCAGGTTGGAACTTCAGGAACAGTGACTACCTATGTCTCATCAGACAACACACGCAACGTCACGACGCTTAGCTACGACTCAGCCCCGGACGCTTACACTGAGTACTTCTCCGACGGCATGAAGATGGTTTACAAGCGTCATGTGATCGGCGGCTCGCGGTATGAGTTAGACTGCGTCGTTGATCCCGACGGCGTCACCCAGACCTACACCTACGGCTCCACGCCCGAGGCGGGCCTCATTAAGACGATTGTGGTACCTGGAGGAAAGACGGCGACGCTGAGCTATACGCCCGGACCCTCGACCGTTTCGCTGGTCAGCAGTATCGAAGACTGGGGAAGCCGCCGCTGGACGTTCCAGTACGACGCGGCTGGGTATCTCACGACCTTTCAGACACCGCTGGGCTGCATCACCAAGTACGGCTACTCTTCTGCTGGAGCAGGACCTGGCGTCTCGATGATCCACACCATCGAGGATCCGCGCGGCTATGTGACGACGTACATGTACGACACGAGCAAGCGCACAGTCACGATGGCGGCAGGCTCGGCGGTCTGGTCCTACACCTACAACAACTTCCAGACGGTGGAGACCTGGCCCTCCGGCGCGGCAGTGACCTACAACTTTGCCCAGAATCTGGGCACGAACACGACGACCGTCAGGCCTGAAGGCTACACCGTTACCTACACCTACAACACCAACAAGCTGATGACCAAGGCGCAGATTCCAAGCGGAACGGTGACGAGCATCAGCTATAACAGCCTCTGGCTGGTCGAGCTGTCCGACGATCCCTTGGGCAACCGGACGACGTTCCAGTACGATGCCTTCGGCAACCTGACGACCTTGACGGACGCCTTGGGCAACGTGACGACGTTCGGCTACGATGGCTCGGGAACCACCCACCGCCGCATTCGTATGACTGATCCTTTGGGCCGTGTGATGAGCTACGCCTACGACGCCGACGGGCAGCCGCTAGCTGTCGCAGACGGGCGAGGGCTCACCACCACGATGGCCTACGACGCCTATGGAAACGTGGCAAGCATCCTGTATTCCGACGGCGGGGTCGTCACCTACACATACGACTCGCTAAACCGCAGGCAGACGATGGTCGACCAGCTTGGGCGCACCACCACCTACGCCTACGACGCAGCCGACCACGTGATCGCGGTCACCAACCCGATGGGAGAGACGACCACCACGATCTACGACACCTGCCTGGTGCAGGCGGTGGTTGATCCACTGAACCACCGGACCAGCTTCACCTACGGACGATTCGACAAGATGACTACCCAGAAGGACGCCCTCGGGTATGTCACCACCTACGGCTTCGACAATATGGGCTACCGCCAGACGGTCACCGACCCGCTGGGCAGAGTCAGCACGACGGTCTACAATGCCGCCAAGCAGGTGACGGCGAGCATCGATCCCCTTGGATACCAAACCACCTTCACCTACGACTCTTCCGGTCGGCAGGAGACGGTGAAGAACGCTCGGGGGTACGTGACGACCAGCGTATACAACGCTCGCGACATGATTGCGACGGTGGATGCGCTTGGCAATCGTTGGACCTCGGTCTACGACAATGTCGGAAGACAGATAGAGAGCCAGACTCCACTGGGCTTTAGAAGCACGACAGTATCTGATGCGGTGGGGCAAGTGCAAGCGACTATTGACCCGCTGGGCAACCGAACGACGTCTACATACGACAACGCAGGCAATAGGGAGACTGTCAAAGACGCTCTCGGCAATGTGACGACCAGCGTCTACTTCTCCACAAGCAACCGTCTGAACGCGACCATTGACGCCCTTGGGAACAGAACCACATTCGCCTACGATCTTGCCGGGGAGCAGACGGAAGTTCAGGACGCGAGAGGCAACCGAACGACGTGGACTTACGATAACGCGGGACGGAGAACGACGTCTAAAGACGCAGTGGGAAGCGTAACGACCTACGGATACGACGCGGCGGGAAGGCAAATCTCGATGACTGACGCTAGAGGCAACATCTGGAGGACCGGGTACGACGCGGTGAACCGGGCCGTGACGACGACGACTCCGCTCGGGTTCGTCTCAACCTCCGTCTACGACGCCGCAGGGCAGCAAACGGAGAGCGTCAACCCGCTCGGCAACATCTGGACCACGGTCTACGACAACGGCGGGCGAACCCAGGCGATGGTCAATCCGCTGGGTTATCGAACCACATTCGCTTACGATGCGGTCGGAAACCAAACTGAGATATTGGACGCAAGAGGCAACCGAGTCACAACCGCTTACGACGCTCTGAACAGAGCCCAGGCGGTGCAGGACCAGCTTGGCAGCCGCACGACCTACACTTTCGACAGCGACGGTCGAAACACTGTCATCAAGGACCCGCGAGACGGCCTGATAACGATGACATACACAAGCCGCTCTGAACTGGAGTCCATCCGCGACCAATTGAACAATGCCACAACCTATACCTACGACGCAGTAGGACGAAGAGCCTCACGCAAGTTCCCCAACGGAGACCTGACCACCTATTCCTACGATGCTGTGGGAAGTCCGACAACCACGCTCTACGCCGACGCGACGAGAGTGACGTTCGCCTACGACGCAGCCGGAAACCAGACGACGATGCAGGACAGCACCGGAACGACAACCTACGCCTATGACTCAGTGAACAGGCTGTTCGGCAAGACAGATCCCGGCTCGCTTGTGCAGACCTATGAATACGATGCCGCCGGAAACCGAACGAAACTGACCGATCCCGACGGCGGAGTCCGAACCTACGTGTACGACAATGACGGCAGGAATGCGCTCTTCCAAGACCCAGACGCCAAGCGGACAACTTTTTCTTACGACGCAGCAGGCAGGGAGACAACTGCGACCTACGATTCGGGCTTAGTGCGAAGAACGACATACGATGCGAACGACCAGATCGTCTCGATCATCGACCAGACGGGCGGCGGAGGCGTGCTTGCTCGATTCACCTTCAGCTACGATGAAGTCGGAAACCGCAAGGCGATCTTCGACTCCAACGGCGCTTCGACAACATTTTCCTATGACGCCAAGAACCGCCTGACGCAGGACGCGACCGTTGGAACTAACGCGCACACGTACGACTATTCCTACGACTCCACCGACAACCGGCTGACATCCAGCGAAACCGGAGTCGTATCTACCTTCAGCTATGACGCGGCCAGCAGGCTCACCACAAGCACGAACGGAACGCTGGTGACGACCTACACGTTCAACGCCAACGGCAATCAAACCGTCGTTTCGGCTCAAGGCAGTTCGCCTGTGACTATGGCCTACGACAAAGAGAACAGAATGACGGAATACGACGACAATGGAGCAATAACGACGTATACTTACAGCGGAGACGGCTTGAAGCGATCCGAGAAGGACGGGTCAGGAACGACGACTCTGGTTTGGGACGGCAGCGACTATCTGCAGGGGAGAAGCTAA
- a CDS encoding glycosyltransferase, whose translation MQKAKLCASIVIHDDHTYLAPVLRNLASLPRFVFASKTGWNGTVGNWEESVRIAEAEGATVIVGDWKEENEHRQAAYAYLLEQGFTHALTVDSDEIIEKQLLEHLIQIADGELADRVYIRWDTYWKSPEYVIRPREPFTPCIMIDLRNARQVHIREYEGGRGLFLNESYGIVHHLSYAGTDERIWKKITGWSHRDEIVPRWWECVWKGWEDQRLMQNIHPTHPESYRFAERIHPPQLFVDLGIAVPQEKPKPKTAKKSKASVSIIIPARGGQYDLDRCLESLTKCEGLYSEIVVIDNGSAVPITVPKGVTLIRNEENLGFSKACNQGISASKGEILLFLNSDTIVPRTGLEKLLESLNASGSIAAAGPYSNNCGHFQRIPSTYTSHETIDLFAEDFARWSGEDIDTDMLVGFCLAVRRRVIDEVGAFDDRFGLGFFEDNDLCYRIRRAGYRMVIAAKAFVHHEGSKTMRRMQESRDADLDIHRLLEENQRKYIAKWREDLESGFASTLSGLGPEKVVFNPERKPEIRREAIEHLVEKADISLCMIAKNEERVIRDCLESAKPFFKEILFLDTGSTDSTVEIAKECGAIVRQTEWPDSFALARTESMQGATGKWIMWLDADDTLPFECGEEIIRAVNHAPEDVIGFVVPVRFVEEKGFGTQVDHVKVFRNWPGLTWEGRIHEQILPELRREGLNRGFEAGGRIARLNAYVLHSGYDTSEAGQAKKRERDEHLLKLDLAERPDHPFVLFNLGMTAHYTGAHEEAVEWFKNCLEHSRDEESHVRKAYALYGASLRILERNDEAQRLLSEGLSKFPTDPEIQFHLAQMAYAEGKHDRAIMFYKKVLEADISGVFTSLDPAILSWKTRHNMALAYLAKKNYAMARDNWKMGLQDSGKPELAMTLFDCAMENDDLPTAKEMLDWTVKNLGFVEPWANMVGRLSEHAGLDPMVHWHTVLHMQPENTGVRKVLARHLLNAGHAEAAIPHLDILQQAGEAEGAYFLGVLAKETGDLEKARAWLEQAHALDPEHSDTTSTMHKNRKPV comes from the coding sequence ATGCAGAAAGCGAAACTTTGCGCCTCGATCGTCATTCACGACGATCACACTTACCTCGCTCCGGTTCTAAGAAACCTGGCGAGCTTGCCCAGATTCGTTTTTGCCAGTAAAACCGGATGGAACGGAACCGTTGGCAATTGGGAGGAAAGCGTCAGGATCGCGGAGGCCGAAGGTGCGACCGTCATCGTCGGGGATTGGAAAGAGGAGAACGAGCACCGTCAAGCTGCTTACGCCTACCTATTGGAGCAAGGCTTCACCCATGCTCTGACCGTCGATTCGGACGAAATCATCGAGAAGCAGCTCCTTGAACACTTAATCCAGATCGCCGATGGAGAACTGGCGGACCGTGTCTATATTCGCTGGGACACCTACTGGAAATCGCCGGAGTATGTTATTCGTCCGCGCGAGCCGTTTACGCCCTGCATCATGATCGATCTGCGCAATGCCCGTCAGGTGCATATCCGCGAGTATGAGGGTGGGCGCGGGCTTTTCCTAAACGAGAGCTATGGCATCGTCCACCACCTAAGCTACGCCGGTACGGATGAGCGGATTTGGAAAAAGATCACGGGGTGGAGCCATCGTGATGAGATCGTGCCCCGGTGGTGGGAGTGTGTCTGGAAGGGTTGGGAAGATCAGCGTCTTATGCAGAACATTCACCCCACGCATCCCGAATCCTACCGATTTGCCGAGCGCATTCACCCGCCTCAGCTCTTCGTCGATCTCGGCATCGCGGTGCCTCAGGAAAAGCCTAAGCCTAAGACCGCCAAGAAGTCCAAGGCGTCCGTCTCCATCATTATCCCCGCAAGGGGCGGCCAGTACGATCTCGACCGTTGCCTTGAAAGCCTAACCAAGTGTGAAGGCTTATATTCAGAGATTGTGGTGATCGACAATGGCAGCGCCGTGCCCATCACCGTCCCTAAGGGCGTCACCCTCATTCGCAATGAAGAAAACCTTGGCTTTTCCAAAGCCTGCAACCAAGGGATTTCGGCTTCCAAGGGAGAAATTCTGCTCTTCCTCAATAGCGACACGATAGTCCCCAGAACCGGGCTTGAGAAGCTCCTGGAATCACTCAATGCCAGCGGCTCTATCGCCGCGGCTGGACCGTATTCCAACAACTGCGGGCATTTCCAGCGTATCCCGTCGACCTACACCTCTCACGAAACTATCGATCTCTTCGCCGAAGACTTCGCCAGGTGGTCGGGAGAGGATATCGACACCGACATGCTCGTAGGATTCTGCCTAGCGGTGCGGCGGCGGGTGATCGATGAGGTCGGCGCGTTCGACGACCGGTTCGGCCTGGGCTTCTTCGAAGACAACGATCTTTGCTACCGCATTCGCCGGGCTGGTTACCGGATGGTCATTGCCGCCAAGGCGTTCGTGCATCACGAAGGTTCTAAGACGATGCGGCGGATGCAGGAGTCCAGGGATGCAGATCTCGACATCCACCGACTCCTTGAAGAGAACCAGCGCAAATACATTGCCAAATGGCGGGAAGACTTGGAGTCCGGTTTTGCCTCGACGCTCAGTGGGCTTGGACCGGAAAAGGTCGTTTTCAATCCTGAAAGAAAGCCTGAGATTCGCCGCGAGGCGATTGAGCACCTCGTTGAAAAGGCGGATATCTCGCTGTGCATGATCGCTAAGAACGAAGAGCGCGTGATCCGCGACTGTCTGGAAAGCGCCAAGCCCTTCTTCAAAGAGATTCTATTCCTGGACACAGGTTCTACCGATAGCACGGTCGAAATAGCCAAAGAGTGCGGTGCGATCGTTCGGCAGACGGAATGGCCCGACAGTTTTGCTTTGGCCCGGACCGAGTCGATGCAGGGAGCCACGGGCAAATGGATCATGTGGCTGGACGCAGACGACACGCTCCCATTCGAGTGTGGAGAGGAGATTATCCGCGCGGTCAATCACGCACCCGAGGACGTTATTGGTTTCGTTGTTCCGGTTCGCTTTGTTGAGGAGAAGGGCTTTGGTACGCAGGTCGATCACGTCAAAGTCTTCCGCAATTGGCCGGGGCTAACGTGGGAAGGCCGGATTCACGAACAGATCCTGCCGGAGCTCCGCCGGGAAGGGCTCAATAGAGGGTTTGAGGCCGGGGGTCGGATTGCGCGGCTTAACGCTTACGTTCTGCATTCGGGCTACGACACAAGCGAGGCGGGTCAAGCCAAGAAACGGGAACGGGACGAACACCTGCTCAAGCTGGATCTTGCGGAGCGGCCGGATCATCCGTTCGTGCTATTCAACCTTGGCATGACGGCTCATTACACGGGTGCGCATGAAGAGGCGGTCGAGTGGTTCAAGAACTGTCTAGAACACTCACGGGATGAAGAATCACATGTGCGCAAGGCGTATGCGCTTTATGGGGCGTCCTTAAGGATCCTGGAACGAAACGATGAAGCTCAGCGGCTGCTCAGTGAAGGTCTGAGCAAGTTCCCAACCGATCCAGAAATCCAGTTCCACCTGGCCCAGATGGCATATGCCGAAGGCAAGCACGACCGGGCGATCATGTTCTACAAGAAGGTCTTGGAGGCCGATATCTCCGGCGTGTTCACCAGCCTCGATCCTGCGATCTTAAGCTGGAAGACCAGGCACAACATGGCGCTTGCGTACCTGGCGAAGAAGAACTACGCCATGGCGCGGGATAACTGGAAGATGGGGTTGCAGGACTCTGGCAAGCCGGAGTTGGCGATGACGCTATTCGACTGTGCGATGGAGAACGACGACCTCCCAACTGCCAAAGAGATGCTGGACTGGACGGTGAAGAATCTTGGCTTCGTCGAGCCATGGGCGAACATGGTGGGACGGCTCTCCGAGCATGCCGGGCTCGATCCGATGGTGCATTGGCACACGGTGCTCCATATGCAGCCGGAGAATACGGGCGTCAGGAAAGTCCTGGCAAGGCATCTGCTGAACGCAGGCCATGCCGAAGCTGCCATCCCGCACCTGGATATCCTCCAGCAGGCTGGAGAGGCCGAAGGCGCGTACTTCCTCGGTGTTCTAGCGAAAGAGACAGGGGATCTAGAAAAGGCAAGGGCGTGGCTTGAGCAGGCGCACGCTCTTGATCCGGAGCACTCTGACACAACGTCAACTATGCACAAGAATAGAAAACCAGTATAA
- a CDS encoding glycosyltransferase family 2 protein, giving the protein MPEPAVVIAQCFNEEYLLPWWLKHHYPLFDHGVIIDSHSTDRSTEIVRELAPGWEVVPRQSDVFSAETIDLEVMEVERRFEGWKLSINITEFFCCRDFEMFRAFLEMDGRGMFGIRGVVLVDPPDTYAEPDPVRPLVAQRHHGFFEDERMGPQTVMMRSRFFHRFPDGAYTFGRHNSGHPHVWHPPGALILWCGYSPWNEQFLARKLQIKGQLSDEDKKIGWGSQHMLEREELEEMRLRYAKISEDLSLRPEHQRIFSAWPFENQIQDSQVNEQAGVAAN; this is encoded by the coding sequence TTGCCAGAACCAGCCGTTGTCATAGCCCAATGCTTCAATGAGGAGTACCTGCTTCCCTGGTGGCTGAAGCACCATTATCCGCTGTTTGACCATGGCGTCATCATCGACTCTCATTCGACCGACCGGTCTACCGAAATCGTCCGTGAACTGGCTCCCGGTTGGGAAGTCGTCCCGAGGCAAAGCGATGTGTTCAGCGCCGAGACTATCGATCTGGAAGTCATGGAAGTTGAGCGCAGGTTTGAGGGCTGGAAGCTCTCGATCAACATCACCGAGTTTTTCTGTTGCCGCGACTTCGAGATGTTCCGTGCTTTCCTTGAGATGGATGGACGTGGAATGTTCGGCATTCGGGGAGTGGTGCTGGTTGACCCGCCCGATACCTACGCTGAACCCGACCCCGTGCGGCCTTTAGTCGCTCAGCGACATCATGGCTTTTTCGAAGACGAGCGCATGGGGCCTCAGACCGTGATGATGCGCAGCCGGTTTTTCCACCGCTTTCCCGACGGAGCCTACACCTTCGGGCGACATAACTCTGGTCATCCGCACGTATGGCACCCTCCGGGAGCTCTCATTCTTTGGTGCGGCTACAGCCCTTGGAACGAGCAATTCCTTGCCCGCAAGCTCCAAATAAAGGGACAACTCTCGGACGAAGATAAGAAGATTGGCTGGGGCAGCCAGCACATGCTTGAGCGGGAGGAACTGGAAGAGATGCGCCTTCGCTACGCGAAGATCAGTGAAGACTTGAGCCTCCGTCCTGAGCATCAACGGATTTTTTCTGCCTGGCCTTTTGAAAATCAGATACAAGACAGCCAGGTCAATGAACAAGCGGGGGTGGCGGCAAATTAG
- a CDS encoding class I SAM-dependent methyltransferase, which translates to MNYTPMTECLACGSADMQTYLDLGVQPLANSYHDGSKPLETFPLGVNRCKRCWHSQLTVAVDPDLMFKEYLYVSGTTATLVDYFKDFVQQVEQRQGSGMSVLDIASNDGSLLEQFLLRGHTVLGVDPAENLANASADRGVPTQVDYWSPELANSLGPSFDTIIAMNVLGHVASPLEFLTACKAALKPGGNVYIQTSQSRMVVNGEFDTIYHEHHSFFTAKSFRELAHRAGFSVVGATRVPVHGSSYLWTLAEGLSHCEVACQEMIDQEEADGFYDPATYERFADKVRRTAQVIHAQIAAFRRQGYRVIGYGAAAKANTFLNYAGLDLDGIIDDNPLKVGLKTPGRNIPILPSAFLPKIEEPLAVVMLAWNFAGEIMKRVAAQRPNAVNDVFFQYFPDPKICQNQPLS; encoded by the coding sequence GTGAACTACACACCGATGACCGAATGCCTGGCCTGCGGCTCAGCGGACATGCAAACGTATCTCGATCTGGGCGTTCAGCCGCTGGCGAACTCCTACCACGACGGCTCGAAGCCGCTCGAAACATTCCCCTTAGGTGTGAACCGTTGCAAGCGTTGCTGGCATAGCCAGCTCACCGTCGCCGTTGATCCAGATCTGATGTTCAAGGAATATCTCTACGTTAGCGGCACGACAGCAACGCTCGTGGACTATTTCAAGGACTTCGTTCAGCAGGTTGAACAGCGACAAGGAAGCGGCATGTCGGTGCTGGACATCGCCAGCAACGACGGCTCGCTCTTGGAGCAGTTCCTCTTGAGGGGGCATACGGTTCTCGGTGTCGATCCAGCGGAGAATCTTGCCAATGCCTCAGCAGACCGAGGTGTGCCTACGCAAGTGGACTATTGGTCGCCAGAACTTGCCAATTCCCTAGGCCCGAGCTTCGATACGATCATAGCGATGAACGTGCTCGGGCACGTCGCAAGTCCGCTCGAGTTCTTGACTGCTTGTAAGGCAGCGTTGAAGCCGGGCGGCAATGTCTATATCCAGACGTCGCAGAGCCGGATGGTCGTGAACGGCGAGTTCGACACCATTTACCACGAGCATCATTCGTTCTTTACGGCAAAGTCTTTCCGGGAGCTTGCCCACCGCGCCGGTTTCAGTGTTGTCGGCGCTACCCGCGTTCCCGTTCATGGAAGCAGCTATTTGTGGACGCTGGCTGAAGGATTGAGTCATTGCGAAGTCGCCTGTCAGGAAATGATCGACCAAGAGGAAGCTGACGGCTTCTATGACCCCGCAACCTATGAAAGATTTGCGGACAAAGTGCGCCGAACCGCCCAAGTGATCCATGCTCAGATCGCTGCTTTTCGAAGACAGGGATACCGGGTTATTGGTTATGGGGCGGCCGCCAAAGCCAACACCTTCCTGAACTACGCCGGACTCGACCTCGACGGAATTATCGACGACAACCCGCTCAAGGTTGGTCTGAAGACCCCCGGCCGCAACATCCCCATTCTGCCAAGCGCCTTCTTGCCTAAGATCGAGGAACCCTTGGCCGTGGTCATGCTCGCCTGGAACTTTGCTGGCGAAATCATGAAACGGGTAGCTGCCCAAAGGCCAAATGCCGTAAACGACGTTTTCTTTCAATACTTTCCGGATCCGAAAATTTGCCAGAACCAGCCGTTGTCATAG
- a CDS encoding SDR family oxidoreductase: MNPDTGRLPDIKAPSGAPVLVLGGCGYIGSALCKHLLDSGVSVSSVDFEVIVTPSAHPHICRDYRDIESDFLQSFEAVILLAAHSSVGAALSDPEGALDNNTVGFFKLLQKLGNTRLIYASSSSVYSGMSPASASEEDRSFRPTNMYDLTKHCSDVMAEISDVPAYGLRFGTVNGPSPNLRGELMINRMVMTALEKGCVEVSNPDAHRPILDICDLCRAIEAMLKHDGKPGLYNLASFNARIGEIAEKVAWIMDVPVIRQPDSPTYDFTVSSAKFESEYSFEFKGSIESIVADLLKSPAYQRSLLL; this comes from the coding sequence ATGAATCCAGACACGGGGAGGCTTCCGGATATTAAGGCGCCGAGTGGTGCGCCCGTACTTGTTCTTGGCGGGTGCGGTTACATAGGGTCCGCCCTTTGTAAGCATTTGTTGGACTCGGGAGTCTCCGTTTCTTCTGTAGATTTTGAAGTGATAGTCACTCCGTCTGCACATCCCCATATCTGCCGTGACTATCGAGATATTGAGTCAGACTTCCTTCAAAGCTTCGAAGCTGTCATCCTTCTCGCCGCGCACTCCAGCGTAGGAGCAGCCCTGAGCGATCCGGAAGGCGCACTCGATAACAACACCGTCGGCTTCTTCAAACTCCTGCAAAAGCTTGGAAACACACGCCTTATCTATGCGAGCTCGTCCAGCGTGTACTCGGGGATGTCGCCGGCTTCGGCTAGTGAGGAAGACCGAAGCTTTCGACCGACCAATATGTACGACCTTACCAAGCACTGCAGCGATGTCATGGCTGAAATCTCCGACGTCCCGGCCTACGGTCTGCGGTTTGGCACGGTAAATGGCCCCTCACCCAATCTTCGCGGCGAACTCATGATCAACCGGATGGTGATGACGGCGCTGGAGAAAGGATGCGTCGAAGTATCCAATCCGGATGCGCATCGGCCCATTCTGGATATTTGCGATCTTTGTCGGGCTATTGAGGCAATGCTGAAACATGATGGCAAGCCCGGGCTTTACAACCTCGCCAGCTTCAACGCCCGTATTGGAGAGATTGCCGAAAAAGTGGCTTGGATCATGGATGTCCCGGTCATCCGACAGCCAGATTCCCCGACTTACGATTTCACCGTCAGCTCAGCAAAGTTCGAGTCGGAATATAGCTTCGAATTCAAAGGCAGTATCGAGAGCATCGTTGCCGATCTGCTCAAGTCTCCGGCGTACCAAAGGAGTCTGCTGTTGTGA